TTCATAGTCTCATACCTGAATGAAGACTAAACCCTTTCTAGTCCTTATCAGCCTCTGGTTGTAAAACACAACAAAGCCTGGAAAGAATTGAGAAAAATATGAGATTTTGTTATGGGTTATGTTTAAATTGTGTTTGGACTGGTTACGTGACTCAGTGGAAAATATTAGTGACCTCTCCCTTTATAGCTTCGACTTCCTGCAAGCTTGTCTGTTATAAAGATTCTGCAAGGCGCTTCCTTTGTGGATCCTGTGAGAAATGTATATTCAGCAGGAGAAACATCTGACTGAGCAAAGACTAACTTGCACAGTGGTTTGGAAGCCACGTGTTGAAAAGTGCTGGGGAAACACAGCAGGGAAAATGATAAAAAGGGATGAAAGCACTTCAGACGGGTGAAGAATGctgatttaaaaatgcaaaccatCTGAGCACTGATGAGTGGGCAGGTTGCAATAACTTCAGGGCAGACCCAAGTTGCACAGCAGCCATACGCTGTAAGTCGACTCCCACAGGACATGGCCTGTAGCAATCTAAAATTGGAAGGGGTCGGGGGGAGCGTCAAGGTGCTGCAGGGAGCAAtcttgcagcagcagagcacgAGTGGGAAATGGGTCAGTTGGAGTAATAGCTTTTTTTCCATCTGGTTTGTGTGAGCCAAGCCAAACGTGTGTGGAGCACAGGGTTATCGCACTCACagattttccccccccccccagtgtgtTAGAAGTGAATGTGTTTTCAATGAAATTTGGTCATCCAAGTGTGACATTATGAATCCTCTTTCTGTTTGGACGCTGCCTTGAGCCCCAAAGTcagcttcctttttttaatgttctagGCTTTGTCTGTATCATTAAAATAGACTGTTTGGAAATGTAATGCTGTGGCCTCACGTTCCCAGGAGGTCAGCAGAAATGCTAGCCTGAAGTAGCCCTGCTAGTACCACCTGCGGTTTGTTCTCGCCTCTGCACTGTGGTAGGCAATCTCCTTGTTTCTGCTGAAACAACTGGATGCGCAGCCACATGCAAGTGGAAAGAAGGGCTGACccagtttaaaaataacccaaaccaaaaaaaaaaagtcagacataTATTTCCCCACCCTAACCCTCCACTGTTGGTTTACTGGTCTGGTTTGTAATGTGCCAGCTCTGCACACAGGGGTGTTGGCAGAGGCATGGTGCAGGAACAACGGACAGAACGGAGAACACCTTACGCCAGTGTTATTGACAGTTTCTTTTCAAGGTGAAACGCAGCCTTAGTTACAGCTGCAGTCTACGctttgtgctcagctttggggTACTTCAGCGGCTTTCAGAAAGGTGATAGCATACGGTGGCTGTGGTCTTGGTCCCTCCTGATGGTCAGGTACAAGCAGGCAGTGTGTTATCAGAGGTGTGTAGAGCTGCGTGTGCTGATCAGATGCGGTGTGATGAGATGGTGGCTCCTGAGGCACAGGCTGCTAATGAAGTCCAAGTCCGTCACCGCTCTGCTTCTCCCTTTTCTGGTCACTGCTGGCTGGTACAAGTGGCTCCTAAGTCCCACCATTAAGTGGTTATTGAAACAAACTGGGTTAGGAAAAAAACTCCAGAAGAAAGGGCTTATTTTTAATCCTGATCAAGTGAGTGGTCTGTCACTAAGTAGTATGTTGAGTTGCGCTGCCGCGTAGCAACTGAGGGTGGCTATGACTATGGTTCAGAGAGGCGAATGATAAGGCATATAAGGTATGGCCGGAGATTCTTCAGCCAGCTTTGCCACCCATGCCCACACCACTTGATTAAGCAAGTGAGTTCGTTTGAGGGCATAGTGTGCGTGATGGTCCAGCAATGTGTTAGTGTATTTTCCTTGGAACACAGCCCCCTCAGTCAGACTTTATTTCATGTTGGACCATGCATCCCTCCAATAACGCACAAGCTGTCCAAAATCCCCAAGTATTAGTAGAGCACAGATTTCCAAGTCTAGGTCTGGCATTCTGAACCCACTCACTTTATGTAAATCTGTAGCATTATCATAACGGCATGTATTTAGTTAGTTGTGCCATCATCCCCTTTTCTGGAAAATGCAAACCCCTCACGCCTTGACGTGCAGAACTCCTTCGTGCCACCTCGCTGAGCGTGTGGCATGCATAGCAGAGGTACAACAGTCACTCTCATATTTGGGTGTGATCCTGGGCTGCGCTCCCCAGCAAATGATGTGGCCCACTGATGCTGTGCCAGTTCATACCAGCTGAGAAGAAAAGGTTTACCTCCGACCTGCTTGTGTGAtgctctcctctgctcccctttGACGATACCCACAGAGCACTGCCTTTTCGGGGCTGTGGGCAGAGGAGGGCTGTCCGGCTGAGAGTCTGTGCTCCCTGCCTGATCCCTTTGGGGACACGCTTGCTCATAGTCCCACTGCATAAGGACTTCTGATGGCAAAAGAGAAGACAGCTAATATTGTCCCCACTGTGCATGCAGCCAGGCgtgggctgttttttttttttttctcttaatgctGCGCTCAGTATAGCAGAAGCAGGCGGGCACATGATCTCCCCGAAGGCAGGATCCAGTGTTACTGTAGAAACTGGCCACCAGCTTCTTTTGTAGCTAGCAGCTGTCACTGTGTGGTTACAGCCAAAGCGTGTCACTCCTACAGAGTCTGCAGGCTCTGGAGTTTGCTTCTGCTTCTGAATCCTCCGTGCTACAGCTTGAGATTAATTCTGCGCCTTCTATCAAAGCGTGTTAAGATATTTCTGAATTGTGTCTGTTTTTAGAACCATTCTTGGTTAATATTTGATGTTCTTTCTAGGTTTCATTTTGCTTCACCAATACTTCAAGGCACAGAGGAGCTGGTAAAGGCATTGCCATGAAACCTAACTTGAAGCAATGGAAACAACTCATGCTGTTTGGGATCTTTGCATGGGGTCTGCTTTTTCTGGTGATATTCATCTATTTTACAGATAGCAACACTGCTGAACCAGTTCCGAGTTCCTTTTCATACGTTGAAACTAAGAGGCTTCTGCCCCTTCAGGGCAAGCAGAGAGTCATCATGGGAGCCATACACGATCTGTCGTTCTCTGAAACCATCGATGGGAATGAGGTACTTCTTAATGAAGATCTCTTAGGTACATTTAAATCTGGGACTGGAAGTATTAAGAAATGGACTGATTTGGAAGATGCCTTTAGAAATGAAGATGAGTTTTTTCCATCCCAGAtaggaagaaaatcaaaaagtGCTTTCTACCAAGTGAATGATGATTATTTATTTGCTGCTGGTCAGCCTCGGTCTCACAACCACCTTCAAGAGACAGCAAAATTCATCTCAGCCGATGAGGATAGTCCAAAAGTAAGTATTTTACAGAACGACTGGAGCCGTCAGAGAAGAATGAGGAGAAGGAGCACAAAGCACAGGAGACGCCAGATGCTTGATGAATCTGATGACTGGGATGGGCTGTATTCCACAATGTCGAAATCCTTTCTTTACAAGCTTTGGAAAGGGGATGTCTCTTCCAAGATGCTAAACCCTCGACTGCAGAAGGCGATGAAAGATTATTTGAGCACCAATAAGCATGGGGTGCGGTTCAAGGGGAAACGGAACTCCAAGTTGACAGGAGACCAGCTATTCTGCGAGCTAAAAGAAAGGGTGAATGTGAAGACAATAGATGGCAAGGAGGCTCCCTTCTCCACTCTTGGATGGGAAAAGCATGTTCCTCAAATTCCACTGGGCAAATTGTATACACATGGCTTTGGGAGCTGTGCCGTAGTTATGTCTGCTGGTGCAATACTGAACTCCTCTCTAGGGGATGAAATAGGTGGGTGAGATGCATCTATTTATGTGCATATGTTTGTACATGTGTGTGTTCATGTTTGTCTTCCAAAAGGTTCATTCTACTCAGAATGAGTAGAGGTCTGTAAAGTCTGGTTGTTCTCTCTCACCGGTGTTACGTGAATGGGAGCTTATGAACTTCAGTGAAGCTGTTGCCTTTCAGGACAGTATAACTGAAAGTAAAATCAGGCCTGAAGTCATaatttgtttaaagaaaacaatgatGCCATCTTATAGCTTGTAGTGGTTTCATCCGATCTGCCATACTTGGTGTTTTGTGCAACATGTGTTTATTTCTTCAGCAGATTAGAGCCCTGTTCAGGTTTTGTTCTGTAAAGCTGTGTTGTACCTGTCTGTATTCTGTGGCAGCTCATAGAGAAACTGCTAGTTGTATTGCTGTCCCAGCTTTGTCCCCATGCCAAGAAGCTGTAGAGCATCCTCTTCATCTCTTGCATGTTTAGAGTTCACAGACATACAGAATTCAGACGCTTGAATGCTTCATGCACTGAGGTCAAGTTTAAATGAGTCCAAGTATCTCTGCCCGTTGTTTTTCCATTGCTGCACTCAGTCAGTGAGCTTACCGGTCTGGTGAGACGTCAACGTCGCACAGAATTCCCAGCTTCAGGGTGGGAGTTTTGTGGTAGCTATTCAGAAGAGGATTGTGGAGGCATAAAACTAATCCAggtcagttttattttttcttttcaaaaatgagTGCTACTACTCGTCATAACATCTCAGTAGTTCTTCATTTTAGTAGTACACGTGCAGTATGCTAATAGCGCCAAAAGAAGGATGAAATGTGTGTCTCAAACTTGCTTCTGGAGCAAGAAGAGTTATCTCCCTTCAGCTCTCTATAAAAACCTTTTGATGTTCACTCATTTAATCCTCCCATCTTCCAGGATTTCGTATCCCAATACTTGCTTCATCCCACTGTATCATCTCTTTGGCACAGATGGGTTTCCTTTAAATCCCTGGGATATGTTAGAGCTGCTATCATTATTAAACTACTCTAATAAGCTTTCAGCACAGCAAGGgtgcccagctgccctgcagcTAAAATCACACCAGGATAACCCCCAATTTCACAGGGAACCCCACTGATTCAGAAATCTTTGGGGTGAAAAAGCTTAACAGTTTCTCCCTTCTCCAGTGTGTTATCCTGGATGGAAATATCCTGGATTCTGTCAGTGTTGCCCAGTACACTCAGTTTACATCAGCATAGATTAATGCTGTACTGGAGAATCCATAGCACGTGGTGACACATTTACATAGTTACATATTACACCATGCATCATGATATGTTTGCACACTCAGGTGCAGCCCAGATGTGGACTTTGGTGCTTGACGTGGTACCTGGGGCCCGTGTGCTCCTGTGTGCACCCATTTTTTTGGGAACAGTCTGGGCACAGAAAGTTTATGCCATTCTCTGAGGAAGAACTTTTGATTTAATTGGGAAATTGTCATCTGATGCCACCTAAAGGGAGGAGATGCTGTTTGGTAAGGCCAACACAGAAGTTACGGATCTTCTTCTGCCTGTTGTATGGGAAAATGTGTGGGACAGTAGGATTCACAGAAGGTTTGCTGTAAGTGTCTTCCAGGCTATGGGCCTTGTGACTGAGCAGAGAATTTGGCCCAGAACTGTGGGGGGCCAACTGACTGCTTACAGCCATCCCAGAAGGGCTTGGTACAAACCTATgggtctgtcgtggtttaacccggcagctggcaaccaagcaccagacagccacttgctcacccctcccccttcccccccccctcccagagggatggggaggagaaatggacaaaaggtaaaactcgtgggttgagataaagacaatttagtaatatttcctttgctgtcttactactattactactactactgaatattcaaaacaagctatacacgaTACAGTGTTTTTCTCACCACCCCATGACCGATTTGCAGCCAGTTTCCGAGTAGCGATCACGGAACCCAGAACTCGCAGATTTTGTGAATTTCATGAAACTCTTGAACAAGACTAAACTCCCAGAGAAGTTCAGATTCATGGACCAGAAAGgaaggattcaaactcatggcaaagaggggggggggaataaaaggaTTCCTTCTGCTGGGGCAACCCTCCTTTATAAACtcagcatgatgtctatggtatggaatatttcctttgtCCAGCTTGGCCtgtctgcctggctatgctccctcccagctcctgcatacctgctcattagctgaacatgtgagactggaaaaagtccttgatttcttagcaagaGCTAacaacatcagtgttatcagcattcttctcatactaaatccgaaacacaacagctaggaagaaaattaactctatcccagctgaaaccaggacagagtCTTAGTGGTCACCGTGGCTCCTGGGAAGTGCCAGTGTTTCCCACTTAAAATGGAAAATGTAAGGTCCAGCATCTGTTTGTATTATTATTCTCACGGGGAAGAAGTTATACTTCACCTTCAGAGTCCACATAGTATGTGTTACAGGTGAGCTCTTGGCCATGCCTTTCCATCTGCTCTCTAGTCATTGAAAAAGTGAGAAGTCTGACTGGGAAGAGAAAGACGAGTCTGTTCGAGATGCTCTTTTTGCTTGTGCATCCAGAGCTGTAGGAGAGGACTGTCCTCTCCCAGAGCCGGCACCAGGGCTACCAGCTCGTGGCTGAAAATGTGAGCAAACCTGCCAGTTTGGAGGCACCTTGGGCGGCCGGTGATGCTGCTCCATGGAGTCAGCCTGGCACCTGTCCTGAGCTCCTCTGTGACTGTAGAGGCACGGCAAAGTTGGCATCGCTGGGGAGTGGGGAACTCCCCATGCGGGAGTTCTGGTCTTTGGGCCATGGGCTGCACAGCCTTGGTTGATGAAGTTGCTGCAGGCTTTTACTATTTATCCTCCCGAACTAAAAAAAAACCGcttaggagagcagcagcagaggcccTTTCTCTTCATAGGCCTTTAGCTCCCTCTTCTGTGCTCCTATTAGAAACACAGACAGAAATGTTAATTTGAGTTCTTCCTTTTGcgctcctccctcccacccctccgacTGTTTTTGAATGAAACTAGGTGTGGAAATACTGTGCAAGTACAGCAAACACTCCCATCGTAATCGTGCTGTTTAATGGGAGACCCAGTTGTCTTGGCATCATCAGGAAGGGATCTGCCATCAACACGCAATCCTTTATATGTTTAAAATGGTTATCTCCAAATTCCTATTAAGATTAAAATCGGTTGACTCAAAATCAGGTGTTATCAATGTTAGGCTGTGTCTTGATCATCTATTTTATGGGGAAGGAAAGGTGTTTACTCTTGATATGAAGAACCAGCATGAATAATGTTCAAAATGCAGTGCACTGTCTCTCAACTTATCGACCATACAATTCCCATTTCCCAACCTGATTCCCAGTTCTCAGTCAACAGATTGTCAATAAGTTGTCAAATGCAGGTCCAAATTTGTAGCTCCTACACAATCAGAGTGCTTATGTTTAGGCAGAGGAAGGCTAGATGTTGAGGCTAGTGTTGTCCTTGCATAGGGACATAGAATAAACCTCCAGTCCTTCTTAGCTCCTGAGGAGTTGGACTCGGTGGACATTTGgcaaaatctctctttttcagACACAACATGTTAAAGCAAGCATATATGGCTGAGATTGGACTGCCAGCTTCATGCCACATAACATTTTCTTGTCTGGAGTTACAAGTGTGGAGTAAAGATGTGAACTATGGAAGATGCCAGTTTGATAGGATCAGGCCTGAACTCCATTGAAGCATGTTGGCTATCTTTGGAAACTTCTGCCTCCTCCATTTTTGAGCTACAGGCAACCACATTATAAGTGATGAGAGATAAACAACTGTATAAACTGCCTGTGGGTTAAGGCGTTACATGCCCATTGTGGCCTGAATCGTATTCTCTGCTTCCATCAACGGAAGGGATAAATAGACCAAATAGGGGGCTGTTGACAGGAACAGTGCATTTCTGGGCAATGGAGATAATTTCTTACTCTCCCTCTTTGAGGGCTTTGAGATCCTCTTAAAAAAAAGGCACTGGGAGGGTGATTATCTTTTATCCAGCAGAGGCTTGCACATAGCGTCTGCCCTTGACCCATACTTGACCTATAGCTGCTTTCTATTCTGCGTGACTCTGAGGTCAACAGCTCATGGGGAAACTTTGACAGTTCAGCTCAGTTAGCTCTTTGCTACCAAGGGATCCTCAGGTTTCTGTATGTGAGCAGGTTTGTGGGCTGACTTCCCTGCAGAGACTCTTTAAGACTTCTACTGACCTTGAGAATAAGTACATAAGAAGGATTAATAGGTTTGGGTTAGTTTGAGTTTTTCAGATACTGTAAAACACGATGAAGCACAAGCTTATAGTTAAATGTTGTTATTCGTTCAAATGCACAATTAGATATCCTTGCAATTAACATGCTTTTGCATGGAGTAATTATTTGTAACTTTTGTAATAGAAATAGCAAGCAATTGTGTGTACTGGGTGTACTAATAACCTTCCCACATTAAATTTATCCAATTAAGGGAAATGTTGAAGTATTGCAAGCTAAATTAATAGATTATTCTGAACTTTTTTCTGGTGGATTTTCATAATGTTAATAACATATGGCAGATGCAAGccgatttttttttgtgtgtagtaGAATGTTTCTCATCTTTAGAATATCAAGATTAGGAGAAATGTGTAAATTTTATGTTAGTtttgctcatttattttattttactgttctaTACtactaagaaaaatgaaaatgactcCCCCACTTATGCTCCTAGATTCTCATGATGCCGTTCTAAGATTTAATTCTGCTCCAACACGTGGCTATGAAAAAGATGTTGGAAATAAAACAACGATGCGGATCATTAACTCTCAGGTAAGATCTTCCTTTTGTGAATTCAAGTCAATGTCACTTCTGTACAATATGACATTAAATTAATATCTTCTGAGAAAGTGTTGGGTAGTCTGGGAAACAGCTAGTGATTTAACAGTCGTGATGTAGAGCAGGTAAAAGCTCTCCCTTCCAGGGATGTTCATGCTGCTGTCAGCGTAGAGTGATTGCAGTAGCTACTTGATCTTTTTGTTTCAGAGAATTGGTTTGTAAAGTTTCTCATGTGCCCTACATCCGTAAAGGCTCTGCAGGGTGTCAGAGCTATCAGTACAGAAGGCCTTCACCACACTGCCTCTGGGATCTTCACAAAGCCCAGGCTGTGGGGATCCCAAAGCTCTTTTCTCATATTCTCTAGTTCCCCAATTATTTCCTTGCTGGAAGGCGAAAGAAATGGGAACCAAGTTGTCGTGATACACAACTTCAGGCAAGTCATCGTTCtttaaaaaattggaatgaactaGTAAAAAACTTTAGTGTACACTGGGTGTTACAGGTAAAGTGAGTTTGCTTATCTGAATGGAAACAGAAAATGGTACTTTTTTGCATATGGGTGTCAACAAACAATTGTGCATTGAACTACAGCGACACCTTATGGTTGAGAGTAGCTTTCCAATTTTGAAGAAACTATTGCCTGAACTCTGGTCTTGGGCAAACCAAGTCTCTTTCCTCTTCATGAAGTGCAGCCAAAAAGCAACAACAGAATTACTGTGAAATTTTATGACATACTGAAATGGTGACTTTAATTAGTCAGTGCCAATAGTATGGTTGGTCTTGTAGCATGCACTATACTTACTGATTCTTGCCGAATGAGAGCAAAATTTTCATTTACTGTTACTCTTgtgaattcattttttcttcttctttgtcttctttgaGTGACTTGCCCATGCAAAGTCCATCCTTGGTGGGTGTGTTCTCTGTGTGTAGAAGGTCGCGTTGTTTGCCACGGTGGAGAGGACTGTTCCCTGTCATTCCCTTCACGCTTGTTTTGTAGCACTTTGTGAGACTGCAGGACAGACTAGAGCTTTGAAGTGATCTGGGTCAAATATGCCCCCTTTCTTTTGCTaaagggaagaaagcagaaatatcttaCTTCTGAAATCATTGTATTGGAGAACATTGATCTTAAtgtcttttattttactttttggtttttgttggttttttttccccatttctttgaCTGTTCTTTGTTTTACTGTTAGCCAAAACATCCTAGTGCTGACCATGCCTGAACTCCTGTGCTGGGCAAGGAGGAGGGCTTAGAAACTTTACTGAATTGACTAGTTTCAGTAGGCTTCCTgtaggagaagaaagaaatgccTCCAGGGAGTGACGTGAGCTTTGTTATCTCCCCGGAGAATTCAGAGATATTAAACAACTAaatgagctgctctgctgctctagGCAGGCTGGGGTTCTCCTGgctcccagagctgctgcagtaCGATCCTGCTGGGCTGGTAATGGAGAGTCCCATGGTCTTCTCTGCTTGCTATCTACAAGGCCTCTGAAGAAAACACAGGGCATAACTAAAATTCAGGCCAGGTCAGCTCACACAGCTTCCTCACAACTGTTCGGATTCCCACCACCTTTCTGCTTCTTTGGAGAGGTCGGGAGCCACCCATGATGCTCTGGCCACCTGCTGAGAAACGGGCCTTCCC
The window above is part of the Opisthocomus hoazin isolate bOpiHoa1 chromosome 1, bOpiHoa1.hap1, whole genome shotgun sequence genome. Proteins encoded here:
- the ST6GAL2 gene encoding beta-galactoside alpha-2,6-sialyltransferase 2 isoform X1, with translation MKLSRRGVCVQVSFCFTNTSRHRGAGKGIAMKPNLKQWKQLMLFGIFAWGLLFLVIFIYFTDSNTAEPVPSSFSYVETKRLLPLQGKQRVIMGAIHDLSFSETIDGNEVLLNEDLLGTFKSGTGSIKKWTDLEDAFRNEDEFFPSQIGRKSKSAFYQVNDDYLFAAGQPRSHNHLQETAKFISADEDSPKVSILQNDWSRQRRMRRRSTKHRRRQMLDESDDWDGLYSTMSKSFLYKLWKGDVSSKMLNPRLQKAMKDYLSTNKHGVRFKGKRNSKLTGDQLFCELKERVNVKTIDGKEAPFSTLGWEKHVPQIPLGKLYTHGFGSCAVVMSAGAILNSSLGDEIDSHDAVLRFNSAPTRGYEKDVGNKTTMRIINSQILTNPNHHFVDSSLYKDIILVAWDPAPYSANLNVWYKKPDYNLFTPYVQHRRKNPSQPFYILHPKFIWQLWDIIQENTKEKIQPNPPSSGFIGILIMMSMCNEVHVYEYIPSVRQTDLCHYHELYYDAACTLGAYHPLLYEKLLVQRMNKGLQDDLYRKGKVILPGFKAVKCPKRNNFPHL
- the ST6GAL2 gene encoding beta-galactoside alpha-2,6-sialyltransferase 2 isoform X2 yields the protein MKPNLKQWKQLMLFGIFAWGLLFLVIFIYFTDSNTAEPVPSSFSYVETKRLLPLQGKQRVIMGAIHDLSFSETIDGNEVLLNEDLLGTFKSGTGSIKKWTDLEDAFRNEDEFFPSQIGRKSKSAFYQVNDDYLFAAGQPRSHNHLQETAKFISADEDSPKVSILQNDWSRQRRMRRRSTKHRRRQMLDESDDWDGLYSTMSKSFLYKLWKGDVSSKMLNPRLQKAMKDYLSTNKHGVRFKGKRNSKLTGDQLFCELKERVNVKTIDGKEAPFSTLGWEKHVPQIPLGKLYTHGFGSCAVVMSAGAILNSSLGDEIDSHDAVLRFNSAPTRGYEKDVGNKTTMRIINSQILTNPNHHFVDSSLYKDIILVAWDPAPYSANLNVWYKKPDYNLFTPYVQHRRKNPSQPFYILHPKFIWQLWDIIQENTKEKIQPNPPSSGFIGILIMMSMCNEVHVYEYIPSVRQTDLCHYHELYYDAACTLGAYHPLLYEKLLVQRMNKGLQDDLYRKGKVILPGFKAVKCPKRNNFPHL